The proteins below come from a single Branchiostoma floridae strain S238N-H82 chromosome 5, Bfl_VNyyK, whole genome shotgun sequence genomic window:
- the LOC118415294 gene encoding endonuclease 8-like 2, giving the protein MPEGPSVLQWGEVARQFTGREINRVEGNTKTVNKEELVGCRLNDVKVYGKELFLQFVQKSPVRGDERSTWIRYHFLMWGSLRANEYKGISRQSKTGKVPVPRLVLHFAKEEFLAFYGGSMGEVDSPACDQGTDILTASFDVEKATDAIQHAQPVCYTLLDQTCFSGLGNIIKNEVLYAAKVHPLQPGNMLSRQRALCVVEQALAFSSTWMEHKDEHKKFKEHWQIYFKKDCPLGHKTSRDWFGPEDGLQRVTTWCSTCQLLEGASQEQVYPRKIGHVGKRKRSASQKGGKSRRCASTVKKLDVPENSKSSTDRGKRSKVSQTGKQLTGTQKRKKLEKKPVIDPESEEDFCTGKKVKFQPRKQHHRGKSGDQKCSKRRTRP; this is encoded by the exons ATGCCCGAAGGACCAAGCGTACTACAATGGGGAGAAGTCGCCCGACAGTTTACTGGGCGTGAGATCAACCGGGTCGAAGGGAACACAAAGACCGTGAACAAGGAAGAACTTGTAGGCTGCAGACTCAACGATGTCAAGGTGTACGGCAAGGAACTTTTCCTGCAGTTTGTACAAAAGTCGCCAGTGCGCGGTGATGAGCGGAGCACGTGGATAAGGTACCACTTCTTGATGTGGGGCAGTCTGCGAGCCAACGAGTACAAGGGAATTTCAAGACAGTCCAAGACCGGTAAAGTTCCCGTTCCGCGGTTGGTACTGCACTTTGCAAAGGAGGAATTTTTGGCTTTCTATGGAGGGAGCATGGGTGAGGTAGACTCTCCAGCTTGCGACCAGGGCACTGATATTCTTACAGCTTCCTTCGATGTTGAGAAGGCGACAGACGCGATACAACATGCCCAACCAGTCTGCTACACTCTCCTAGACCAGACTTGTTTCTCAGGATTGGGTAACATCATCAAGAACGAGGTGCTGTACGCGGCCAAGGTGCATCCTCTGCAACCTGGCAACATGTTGTCAAGGCAACGGGCATTGTGCGTGGTGGAGCAAGCCTTGGCGTTCAGCTCGACATGGATGGAACACAAAGACGAGCACAAG AAGTTCAAGGAGCACTGGCAGATCTACTTTAAGAAGGACTGTCCGTTGGGTCACAAGACGTCCCGCGATTGGTTCGGGCCCGAGGACGGTCTGCAGCGCGTGACGACCTGGTGTTCCACATGTCAGCTGCTAGAGGGCGCATCGCAGGAGCAAGTCTACCCAAGGAAGATTGGACACGTGGGAAAGAGGAAACGTTCAGCATCACAGAAGGGAGGAAAGTCACGTCGTTGTGCAAGTACTGTGAAAAAACTGGACGTTCCTGAGAATAGCAAGAGCAGTACAGATAGAGGAAAAAGGAGTAAAGTGTCACAAACAGGGAAGCAGCTGACAGGAACACAGAAGAGAAAGAAACTTGAGAAAAAGCCAGTCATAGATCCTGAATCTGAGGAGGATTTTTGCACAGGCAAGAAAGTCAAGTTTCAGCCCAGAAAGCAGCATCATAGAGGAAAATCTGGGGATCAGAAATGCTCTAAAAGGAGAACAAGACCATGA